The following are encoded together in the Aerococcus mictus genome:
- a CDS encoding DegV family protein: MKTAIITDSTAALPESLAKHPDVYQVYLQINLADGSTMTDTSDRDQVTAYYHSLASMKTLPRTSQPSMGEVVQVMDDLVAKGYDEVLIMTFPSALSGTFQNCQSVAQDYQDRLSVYLMDTRQTSIPLAYLVEVALNLIEAGNLSLAEIVVLLNHLDEAMVIYVIVGNLDNLVKGGRASKGMALLGNLLKIFPIVRIERNGALEMVEKVRTQKKALKRMEELMEKEMTAYSEGVELALITTPDSLLAEEFEQMITKDESQYPIRHALIPPVIGTHLGCNSVAFCVLPKVENFKL; the protein is encoded by the coding sequence ATGAAAACTGCAATTATTACTGATAGTACAGCGGCCTTACCGGAATCTTTAGCCAAACATCCAGATGTTTACCAAGTCTATTTACAAATTAATTTAGCTGATGGGTCGACGATGACCGACACCAGCGATAGAGACCAAGTGACTGCCTACTATCACAGTCTGGCAAGCATGAAAACTTTACCAAGAACCTCCCAGCCCAGCATGGGGGAAGTGGTCCAAGTGATGGATGACTTAGTAGCCAAGGGTTATGATGAGGTTTTAATCATGACTTTTCCTTCGGCCTTGAGTGGCACCTTTCAAAATTGTCAAAGCGTGGCCCAAGATTACCAAGACCGTCTATCCGTTTATTTGATGGACACTCGGCAAACCTCCATTCCCCTAGCCTACTTGGTTGAAGTCGCTTTAAACTTGATCGAGGCTGGGAATTTATCCCTAGCTGAGATTGTTGTCCTTTTGAACCACTTGGATGAGGCGATGGTGATCTATGTCATCGTTGGCAATCTCGATAATCTTGTCAAAGGGGGCCGAGCAAGTAAGGGAATGGCCCTCTTAGGCAATTTATTGAAGATATTTCCCATTGTCCGAATCGAACGCAATGGTGCCTTGGAAATGGTCGAAAAAGTTCGCACTCAAAAGAAGGCCCTCAAACGGATGGAAGAATTAATGGAAAAAGAGATGACGGCTTATTCAGAAGGGGTGGAATTAGCTCTTATCACCACTCCAGATAGCCTTTTAGCCGAGGAGTTTGAGCAAATGATTACTAAGGATGAAAGTCAATATCCTATCCGTCACGCCTTGATTCCCCCTGTAATTGGCACCCACTTGGGCTGTAATAGTGTCGCTTTTTGTGTACTCCCCAAAGTTGAAAATTTTAAGTTATAA